Proteins from one Camelina sativa cultivar DH55 chromosome 8, Cs, whole genome shotgun sequence genomic window:
- the LOC104708777 gene encoding ras-related protein RABE1d isoform X1: protein MAVAPARARSDYDYLIKLLLIGDSGVGKSCLLLRFSDDTFTTSFITTIGIDFKIRTVELDGKRIKLQIWDTAGQERFRTITTAYYRGAMGILLVYDVTDESSFNNIRNWMKNIEQHASDNVNKILVGNKADMDESKRAVPTAKGQALADEYGIKFFETSAKTNLNVENVFLSIAKDIKQRLTETDTKAEPQGIKITKQDTASSSSTTEKPACCSYV, encoded by the exons ATGGCGGTTGCGCCGGCAAGAGCTCGTTCAGACTATGATTACctcatcaagcttcttctcaTCGGCGACAGCG gTGTGGGGAAGAGTTGCTTGTTACTGCGTTTCTCAGATGATACTTTCACTACAAGTTTCATTACTACCATTGG AATTGACTTCAAGATAAGAACTGTTGAGCTTGATGGGAAGCGTATCAAATTGCAGATTTGGGACACTGCTGGTCAAGAACGTTTTAGAACTATTACTACAG CGTATTACAGGGGAGCAATGGGTATATTGCTTGTTTACGATGTAACGGACGAGTCTTCTTTCAACA ATATTAGGAACTGGATGAAGAACATCGAGCAACATGCCTCAGATAATGTCAACAAAATTTTGGTTGGTAACAAAGCTGATATGGATGAAAGTAAAAGG GCTGTTCCAACTGCAAAGGGCCAAGCTTTGGCTGATGAGTATGGAATCAAATTCTTTGAGACG AGTGCAAAAACAAACCTAAATGTTGAAAATGTTTTCCTTTCTATCGCAAAAGACATCAAACAAAGATTGACAGAAACCGATACAAAGGCAGAG CCCCAAGGTATCAAGATCACTAAACAAGAtactgcttcatcttcttctacaactGAGAAGCCAGCTTGCTGTAGTTACGTTTAG
- the LOC104708774 gene encoding exocyst complex component EXO70A1: MAVDSRMDLLSERAVLMRESLQKSQTITDNVVSILGSFDSRLSALETAMRPTQIRTHAIRKAHENIDRTLKAAEVILSQFDLLRQAETKVLKGPHEDLESYLDAIAQLRKIIRYFMSNKSFKSSDGVLNHANSLLAKAQSKLEEEFKQLLASYSKAVEPDRLFDGLPNSLRPSSDGDGGGKPHGAHHNDESETASYTLPILIPSRVLPLLHDLAQQMVQAGHQQQLLQIYSETRSFVLDESLKKLGVEKLSKEDVQRMQWEVLEAKIGNWIHFMRIAVKLLFAGERQVCDQIFRGFDSLSDQCFAEVTVSSVSMLLSFGDAIARSKRSPEKLFVLLDMYEIMRELHTEIETIFKGKACLEIRDSATGLTKRLAQTAQETFGDFEEAVEKDATKTAVLDGTVHPLTSYVINYVKFLFDYQTTLKQLFLEFGNGDDSNSQLASVTMRIMQALQNNLDGKSKQYKDPALTHLFLMNNIHYMVRSVRRSEAKDLLGDDWVQRHRRIVQQHANQYKRIAWTKILQSSSAQGLTTSGGGSLEGGNSSGVSRGLLKERFKMFNMQFDELHQRQSQWTVPDTELRESLRLAVAEVLLPAYRSFLKRFGPLVESGKNPQKYIKYTAEDLERLLGELFEGKSMNEQQPRR; the protein is encoded by the exons ATGGCTGTAGATAGCAGAATGGATCTGCTAAGCGAAAGAGCTGTGTTGATGAGAGAATCTCTTCAGAAGAGTCAAACCATCACCGATAATGTTGTTTCTATCCTCGGCTCTTTCGATAGTCGTCTCTCTGCTCTTGAAACGGCTATGCGTCCCACTCAG ATTAGAACGCATGCTATAAGGAAAGCTCATGAGAATATTGATAGGACTCTTAAGGCTGCTGAGGTTATTTTGTCTCAATTCGATCTCCTTCGTCAG GCAGAGACTAAAGTACTTAAGGGGCCACATGAGGACCTGGAAAGTTATCTGGATGCCATAGCTCAACTGCGAAAAATTATTCGTTATTTTATGAGCAACAAAAGCTTTAAGAGTAGCGATGGAGTTCTCAACCATGCAAATAGCTTGCTTGCTAAAGCACAGTCTAAGCTGGAGGAAGAGTTTAAGCAGTTGCTAGCTTCTTACAG TAAAGCCGTGGAGCCTGATCGCCTTTTTGATGGCCTTCCCAACTCACTGAGACCATCCTCAGACGGTGATGGAGGTGGAAAACCACACGGCGCACATCACAACGATGAATCGGAAACTGCTTCTTATACACTTCCAATCCTCATTCCATCAAGGGTATTGCCACTTTTGCATGATTTGGCACAGCAAATGGTTCAGGCTGGTCACCAACAACAGTTGCTACAAATTTATAG TGAAACACGTTCTTTTGTCTTGGATGAAAGCCTAAAGAAATTGGGAGTTGAAAAACTTAGCAAAGAGGATGTTCAGAGGATGCAGTGGGAAGTTTTGGAGGCCAAAATTGGAAATTGGATCCATTTCATGCGCATTGCT GTTAAATTACTCTTTGCTGGAGAAAGGCAAGTATGTGACCAGATATTTCGAGGCTTCGATTCTCTTAGTGATCAGTGTTTTGCCGAAGTTACAGTGAGCAGTGTCTCAATGCTACTTAGCTTTGGGGATGCTATAGCCAGGAGCAAGAGATCTCCAGAAAAGTTGTTTGTACTCTTAGACATGTATGAGATAATGCGGGAGCTTCATACAGAG ATTGAGACTATTTTCAAAGGTAAAGCTTGCCTTGAAATTAGAGATTCTGCTACGGGCTTGACAAAGCGGTTGGCGCAAACTGCTCAGGAAACGTTTGGTGATTTCGAAGAAGCTGTTGAGAAAGATGCTACAAAGACTGCTGTTCTAGATGGAACTGTCCACCCACTAACAAGCTATGTCATCAATTATGTGAAGTTCTTATTCGA CTACCAAACAACATTGAAGCAACTCTTCTTGGAATTTGGAAATGGAGATGACTCAAATTCGCAGCTAGCATCCGTAACAATGCGGATAATGCAGGCACTTCAAAACAACTTGGACGGAAAATCAAAACAGTACAAAGATCCTGCATTGACACACTTGTTCTTGATGAACAACATTCACTACATGGTCAGATCTGTGCGAAG GTCAGAAGCCAAGGATTTGTTAGGCGATGATTGGGTTCAAAGACATAGGCGTATCGTTCAGCAACATGCAAATCAATACAAAAGGATTGCCTGGACAAAG ATATTACAATCCTCATCGGCGCAAGGTTTAACAACATCTGGGGGAGGAAGTTTAGAGGGAGGAAATAGCAGTGGAGTTTCAAGAGGATTATTAAAAGAGAG GTTCAAGATGTTTAATATGCAGTTTGATGAGTTGCACCAGAGACAATCTCAATGGACAGTTCCAGACACAGAGTTAAGAGAGTCACTAAGACTTGCTGTTGCTGAAGTATTATTGCCTGCTTACAGATCATTCCTCAAACGCTTTGG GCCTTTGGTTGAGAGTGGGAAGAATCCTCAAAAATACATAAAGTATACAGCTGAAGATCTTGAAAGATTGTTGGGTGAGTTGTTTGAAGGAAAGTCTATGAATGAACAACAACCACGCcggtaa
- the LOC104708778 gene encoding zinc finger protein ZAT5-like has product MTSVLEESGDHARLVLLIKGKRTKRQRSASPLMTAVSSVCSGERSSLVEAREEEAAGEVEFQGATDEDEDMANCLMLLSQGHKAKSSGDHKMGFFINKKPVASLGLGLDDGDYQCKTCDKSFHSFQALGGHRASHKKPKLGANVVFKCDEKKTASVSAAETVKAGAVGSFLSLQVTSSDGSKKPEKTHECSICRAEFSSGQALGGHMRRHRGLTINANAASTIKTVISSSPSSSHHHHEESKRPKTFLQLDLNLPAPEDERCCDKPKFTFAPKDQILLFAAASNSLIDCHH; this is encoded by the coding sequence ATGACAAGTGTTCTTGAGGAGAGTGGAGACCATGCGCGTCTTGTTCTCCTCATCAAGGGCAAACGCACCAAGCGTCAGCGTTCTGCTTCTCCTCTTATGACCGCAGTCTCCAGCGTTTGCAGCGGTGAGCGATCGTCACTGGTGGAggcgagagaagaagaagcagctggTGAAGTCGAATTCCAAGGAGCTACTGATGAAGACGAAGACATGGCGAACTGTCTAATGCTATTGTCTCAAGGACATAAAGCAAAGAGTAGTGGCGATCATAAAATGGGTTTCTTTATCAACAAGAAACCGGTGGCTTCTCTAGGGTTAGGGCTAGACGACGGTGATTACCAGTGCAAAACGTGTGATAAAAGCTTCCATTCGTTCCAAGCGCTAGGAGGGCACAGGGCTAGCCACAAGAAGCCCAAACTCGGAgcaaatgttgttttcaaatGCGACGAGAAGAAGACCGCATCTGTGTCTGCCGCTGAAACGGTGAAAGCAGGAGCTGTAGGAAGCTTTCTTTCGCTACAAGTGACTAGCAGTGACGGTAGCAAGAAACCTGAGAAAACGCATGAATGTTCAATCTGCAGGGCCGAGTTTTCTTCAGGACAAGCCTTAGGAGGTCATATGAGGAGACATAGAGGTTTGACGATAAACGCAAACGCAGCTTCAACAATCAAAACAgtgatatcatcatcaccatcatcaagtcatcatcatcatgaagaaTCTAAACGGCCAAAGACCTTTCTCCAATTAGATCTGAATCTTCCAGCGCCAGAAGATGAACGCTGCTGCGACAAACCTAAATTCACGTTTGCGCCCAAAGATCAGATTCTTCTCTTCGCGGCAGCGTCCAATTCTTTGATTGATTGTCATCACTAA
- the LOC104708777 gene encoding ras-related protein RABE1d isoform X2, which produces MITSSSFFSSATAVWGRVACYCVSQMILSLQVSLLPLGIIDFKIRTVELDGKRIKLQIWDTAGQERFRTITTAYYRGAMGILLVYDVTDESSFNNIRNWMKNIEQHASDNVNKILVGNKADMDESKRAVPTAKGQALADEYGIKFFETSAKTNLNVENVFLSIAKDIKQRLTETDTKAEPQGIKITKQDTASSSSTTEKPACCSYV; this is translated from the exons ATGATTACctcatcaagcttcttctcaTCGGCGACAGCG gTGTGGGGAAGAGTTGCTTGTTACTGCGTTTCTCAGATGATACTTTCACTACAAGTTTCATTACTACCATTGGgtat AATTGACTTCAAGATAAGAACTGTTGAGCTTGATGGGAAGCGTATCAAATTGCAGATTTGGGACACTGCTGGTCAAGAACGTTTTAGAACTATTACTACAG CGTATTACAGGGGAGCAATGGGTATATTGCTTGTTTACGATGTAACGGACGAGTCTTCTTTCAACA ATATTAGGAACTGGATGAAGAACATCGAGCAACATGCCTCAGATAATGTCAACAAAATTTTGGTTGGTAACAAAGCTGATATGGATGAAAGTAAAAGG GCTGTTCCAACTGCAAAGGGCCAAGCTTTGGCTGATGAGTATGGAATCAAATTCTTTGAGACG AGTGCAAAAACAAACCTAAATGTTGAAAATGTTTTCCTTTCTATCGCAAAAGACATCAAACAAAGATTGACAGAAACCGATACAAAGGCAGAG CCCCAAGGTATCAAGATCACTAAACAAGAtactgcttcatcttcttctacaactGAGAAGCCAGCTTGCTGTAGTTACGTTTAG
- the LOC104708776 gene encoding ras-related protein RABC2a — protein sequence MGSSSGQSGYDLSFKILLIGDSGVGKSSLLVSFISNSVEDLAPTIGVDFKIKQLTVGGKRLKLTIWDTAGQERFRTLTSSYYRGAQGIILVYDVTRRETFTNLVDVWGKEIELYSTNQECVRMLVGNKVDRVSERGVSRDEGIALAKELNCMFLECSATTRQNVEQCFEELALKIMEVPSLLEEGSTAVKRNILKQKPEHQTNPQAGCCS from the exons atgggATCTTCTTCTGGACAAAGTGGATACGATCTGTCGTTTAAGATCTTGTTGATTGGTGATTCTGGTGTTGGTAAAAGCAGTTTGCTTGTCAGCTTCATTTCCAACTCCGTTGAAGATCTTGCTCCTACTATTG GTGTTGATTTCAAGATCAAACAATTGACTGTAGGAGGCAAAAGACTGAAACTCACAATTTGGGACACAG CTGGACAGGAACGTTTTAGAACACTGACGAGCTCTTACTATAGAGGCGCACAAGGAATCATTCTTG TTTATGATGTGACGAGGAGGGAGACATTTACAAACTTAGTAGATGTGTGGGGTAAGGAGATTGAGCTTTACTCCACTAACCAAGAATGTGTTAGGATGCTCGTTGGGAACAAAGTCGATAGA GTATCTGAGAGAGGAGTTAGCAGAGATGAAGGGATTGCTCTAGCAAAAGAACTCAACTGCATGTTTCTTGAGTGTAGTGCTACAACTCGTCAAAACGTGGAGCAGTGTTTCGAGGAGCTGGCTTTGAAG ATAATGGAGGTACCTAGTCTTTTGGAAGAAGGATCAACTGCTGTGAAAAGAAACATCTTGAAGCAGAAACCAGAACACCAGACTAATCCTCAAGCTGGCTGTTGCAGCTAG